Genomic window (Rossellomorea aquimaris):
GGTCCATTTCTGCGCTCACTTTTTCAGCGATGGCGTCAGTATGCGCGGAAATGATCGTGACGGCCTTTCTGGTATCAAAACCATCGATCAAGTAATCCAGTATCTTCGTACTGATATAGATGGAAATTCCCGTGTACATCGTATTCTCCACCCCGATGACAAACGAAGAACCGAGAACGACAATAATATCGAACACGAACATCGTTGTACTGACGGCCCAGCCGAAATGCTGATTCAGCATGCGGGCAATGATGGTGGACCCTCCCGTCGTCCCACCTGAACGCAGCACAAGCCCGAGGCCTAACCCGATGAACACACCGGCGAAGACCGTGCCGAGCATGATATCGACAGAATTCCCCATGCCTTCTGTCAGGTGGATAAAGAGGGAGGAAAAGAAGATCGCGAGCATAGTATACCAGGTCACGCGTTTATTTAATACTTTATAACCGATCGCTAAGAGGACCCCGTTCATGACGAAGTTGGTGATACCCGGTGACCATCCCAAAACATAATAGAGGGTCATGGATATACCGGTCACGCCGCCTTCCCCAAGCTCATTCGGGATCGCGAATAAGTTCACCCCTAGAGCGAAGAATAAGGAGCCAATAATGATCAGTGTAATTTCTTTCGCAGTTGAATTCATATCATCACTCCGTTCTCATTTGATATTAGGATACTATAGCACACGGGAAGCCGGGGGGACAGGTCCATTGGCTCTTTTTTAGGATGTGGTTTACCTTGGTCAAAAAAAAAGCCAGATGCGAGCGAAGAAGTAAAGAAAACGCCATTACCCTTTGAGGAATGGCGTTTAGTTTCTTTTTGTAATAGATGATGCTTTCAATAATAAAGATCAACAGAACCATAAGGATCCTAAAAACCAACAGGGTCACGATGTCACCGATCGACCAAGGCTTGTTGATTCGTTCAGGCAATTGCATATCCCCTGTTTCATCCGCTTCATCCAGGACGTGAAGCCCATGGCTGAGAGAAAAACGATGCAAGATGGGCCCACTCATGCCCGGAGTACTGAAAGGGATCCCGTATAATG
Coding sequences:
- a CDS encoding YitT family protein, with amino-acid sequence MNSTAKEITLIIIGSLFFALGVNLFAIPNELGEGGVTGISMTLYYVLGWSPGITNFVMNGVLLAIGYKVLNKRVTWYTMLAIFFSSLFIHLTEGMGNSVDIMLGTVFAGVFIGLGLGLVLRSGGTTGGSTIIARMLNQHFGWAVSTTMFVFDIIVVLGSSFVIGVENTMYTGISIYISTKILDYLIDGFDTRKAVTIISAHTDAIAEKVSAEMDRGVTVINARGHYSKESKDILYVVINKQELFLLKKMIQQIDEKAFVVVHDVRDVFGEGFTFPKT